DNA from Candidatus Cloacimonadota bacterium:
TTTGGAGTACTCCACCAACGCCAAATTATCACCGCGGGGATCAATATGGCCATCAGGAGTAACCACCAGTATACGCCCAGCCAATCACTGATTTCCAATGTTTTCTTGGTAAGAGTCGGTAATGGCATATCGTATTTTAGAAACATCTGCGCTGTAGAGGGAAATATGTCCACAATATAATAGACCGTAGCACCGATTGTTGCGGCAAGGGCGAAAAAGGGAGAGATAATGGCACTCTTTACGTTCTTCTTGATCTCCATATCACGCTCGATAAATTTCGCCGTGGCGTCGAATACCTCTGCCATATTACCGCTTCGGGTAGCCAAACCCAGCATGTAGGATGGAAATTTGCCAAAGATATGCTGATAGCGACTGAAGACTTCACGTCCTTCCGCTCCGGATTTCAATTGACTCTCTATCTGCTGCAAAGCTTCGCGGAATCCGCGATTGGGCTGCTCTTCCGCCAGCATTTCCAAGATCTTTCCAAAGCTCATTTTGTCCCGCAACATAGTGGCGGAGAGCTTTATAAACATCATGATGTCTGGCATGGAGGGTTTGGAGGGAATATCGAAGAGAACAGGAGATATCTTGAATTTGCTGTAGCCCATCTTGGTGAGAGCACTTGCTACTTCTTCTTTGGAATATGCTGATTGCCTGCCGTTAAACTTCTTTTTCCCAGGCAGGCTTACGTTGTACAGCCAATCCCGCTTTTTGTCGAAAGCCTGAATCTTCAGATTGTAGCGTAAGGACACTTTTGCCAATTGCTCTTTGGCTGCCTTGCCGCTATCTGCCGTAAAGGTGCCCTGTACCAGCTTACCTTCAGGATTCAATCCCTTAAATCGGTATTCTTTCGTCATTCAATCTCCACTTTCGATTATATACCCTATATTACCAAAAGCAAAATAGCCTAAATCGGTCAAGCTTTTTTTTGGGCTTTTTGCTGTAATTTTCCAGTAGATACAACTGATTGAATCCGTTATACTCTGTAATATATATAGATAGCCGTGCTGTATTGATTTTTCCATTTTGATAATCAGCAGCAGAATTAGCTTATTTTCAATCAGATAGCTCCACGTCCTTTCATTCTCGATCTCAGTGGTACTTTATCAGAAAATACAGAGAAATCAAAGCAAGATCATACACTGCACAAGTTATTGCAGCTTAGTCTTTA
Protein-coding regions in this window:
- a CDS encoding type II secretion system F family protein; this encodes MTKEYRFKGLNPEGKLVQGTFTADSGKAAKEQLAKVSLRYNLKIQAFDKKRDWLYNVSLPGKKKFNGRQSAYSKEEVASALTKMGYSKFKISPVLFDIPSKPSMPDIMMFIKLSATMLRDKMSFGKILEMLAEEQPNRGFREALQQIESQLKSGAEGREVFSRYQHIFGKFPSYMLGLATRSGNMAEVFDATAKFIERDMEIKKNVKSAIISPFFALAATIGATVYYIVDIFPSTAQMFLKYDMPLPTLTKKTLEISDWLGVYWWLLLMAILIPAVIIWRWWSTPKGKIWRDKRIVKLPLVGHLIHKSSIEIYFRVFGTIYGGAGDNIETIKTSAEACRNAWMEDRVKKITIPLMLKDGLGFVEAMTAAEVFTKTTLTRLRTGQETGTLRQSAQQIATFYEAETTYKMNNLIEYIQTLVGLVIAIAITFLTVVSAEIATISPPTF